The stretch of DNA CAAGGCCGACATCCGCCCCGGCTGGACCGGCCAGATGACCGCGAAGGTCGAGCGCGTCGAGGCTCGGCTGCGCCAGGCCGACTGAGCCGCCCGGCAGACGCCCGCAGCTTGCCCGCTCCCTGCTGTCGCCGCGATGTCGCGCCCAGAAGCCCGTGCCGGCCGGCAAACCGACAAATTCTTCATAAACGACGCGGCTCCGGGTCATCTATGAAGAATAGGTTTATCTATGAAGAAAATGTCGGTGAGTCCGGCTACGAGACCGCCAGGTCCTTCAGCCACTGCTCGATCGAGCGCGGCCGGAGTCCCAGGAGCTCCTGGGCGCTGCCGTCCTCGGCGATGGTGCTGCAGTCCTGCGTGTTGAGGACCTGGTAGAGCTCGACGACCGGCGCCGCGGCCGGCCCGAAGAGCGGCGTGATGAGCTCGCCGAAGGCCTCCGGCGTGACGCCCTCGAAGCGGACCTCGCGGCCCAGGCGGCTGGAGAAGGACGCGGCCAGGTCCGGTCCCGTCAGTCCGGGCAGGTGACCGACGGCGACCGTGCCCGTGGTGGGGGAGGCATCCGTGAGCAGGCGGGCGACGACCTCGGCCACGTCCAGGTGCGAGCTCCAGGAGACCGGGAACGACGCCGGAAGCGGGTAGCGCAGGACGCCCTCCTCACGCACGGGAATCAGGACGACCGGCAGGAGAAGGTTCTCCAGGTAGAGGCGCGGGGCGACCACGGCCGTGGGGACGCCGCTGCCGGTCACGCCGTCGATGAGCGTCATGACGGGGCTGTCCGCGGGCGCCTGCAGCGGTGATCCCGGCTGGTCGACGATCTGCCCGCTGGTGGAGATGACAACGCGACCGGGGCGGGCCCGAGTGACGGCCTCGACGACGGCCCGGGCCTGGGCGGCAGCCGCCTCTGGTGCGCCCATGGGCAGGTGGACGAAGACGCCGTCGGCGCCCTCGTAGGCGGAGGCGAGGGAGTCAGCCGAGGCCAGGTCGACCTGTCGAGCGGCGATGCCGGCGGGAACGGTTTCAGGGTGGCGGACCGCTGCGATGGCGGTGCGCCCGGCGGAGGTCAGAGCGGACAGGACGGGAGAGCCTTGAGCGCCTGTGGCGCCATGAATGATGTCAACCATGGCGCCATTAGTGCATACGGTGCATCAGTTACGTCAACTGCACTATTGGGGTAGGTTTCGACGTCATGAGTGAGGTCGATCTTCCCGAGTGCGGGGTGGCGAGGTTCCTGCTGCTGTTCGACGGGCCGTGGGCGACGCTCATCGTGCGCGAGCTCATGCACGGCCCGCAGCGCTTCGGGGAGCTGCGCGCCGCCCTGCCGGGGATCAGTGCGCACACGCTGACCAGCCGGCTGCGGATGTTCGAGTCGCGCGGGATCGTGACCCGGAGCGCCTTCCCCGAGGTGCCGCCCCGCGTCGTCTACGAGCTCACCGAACTGGGCAGGAGCCTGCGGCCGGTGCTTGACGCGATGAACGAGTGGGGCGTCAGCTGCCCGACGTCGGCCTTCACGCCGCAGCGCGACTCGCGCCGGTGAGGCGCGCCTGCGCCAGGCTGGCAAACCGACCAAAACTTCATAAACGACGCGGCTCCGGGTCGTTTGTGAAGAACAGGTCGATCTATGAAGAAAAAGTCGATGAGGTGCGGGGGCGTCAGCTCCTCAGCTGAGCAGAGCCAGGACGACCGCGGCGCTGCGGGCGGCGGCCTCCTCGGCGGCGATGTGGAAGTCCTGGCCCGCCTCGGGGCCGCACAGGTCGGACACACCGCGCACCGAGACGAAGGGGAGATCCGCGCTCGCCGCCACCTGTGCCAGCGCCGTCGACTCCATGTCCGTGCTCAGCGCCGCCGGGAAGACCTCGCGGGTGTCGGCCACGTTCGCGGCCGTCACGAAGGAGCTCCCGGCCAGCATCTGGCCGACGTGCAGGTGTGCCGAGTCCGACGACGCCGTGGCGTCGCGCAGGGCCTCCGGGCCCACCTGCTCCAGGCGCTCCAGCAGGGCCGGGTCCCCGGCGAAGGTCTCCGGCTGGCCCGGGGTCTGGCCGCGGACGTAACCGAAGGCGGTGGCGTCGGCATCGGTGTAGGCCAGGCTCGCCGAGGCGCACACGTCCCCGACCTCGACCTGTCGGCCGAGCCCTCCGGTGGTTCCCGCCGAGATGACGGCGCCGGGGCGAACCTGAGCCAGGGTGGCCGCCAGCGCGCTCGCGGCCGCCACGAGCCCGATGCCGCTGCGCACCAGGATGAGTTCGCGCTCGCTGTCGGGCAACTGGAGTGACCAGGCGCGTGCAGCGCCGAGCAGGGCCGGAGGCCGGGCCCACTCGCGCTCGGGCAGGGCGTCCAGGAAGGGCTGGGCCTCCTCGGCCATGGCGCAGGAGACGATGACGGGCGCGGCACTGGTGCGACTCACGCGCTGAGCCTACAGAGGGCGCCCGAGCCCTGAAAGTGTCCAGACGGGACGGCTTTGACGGTTGATCGAATCCGGTATCTGTAAGTAACAGGGCGATGACCTGGGCTTTTGTAAACCGCGGCGCGGCTGCTGTGATTCAAAGTCGTCCCGTACGGACAGATTCGCCGCATGGCAGCTCTGTCGGGATCATGCCCCTGAGGACATGCTGCGGTCATACGTCCATGGGTCAGGAGTCGGAACGTCTGACTCCTGGAGCGGGCGGATGCGGCAGACTGCGTCCGCCAATGATCCATGTGGCGACTTTCCTGGTTTGTCTGCCGTGCTCGTTCTGCTTGGAACCTATGGGGTGAGGGCGCCATCGCCCCACCTGGAGTGGATGATCGGGGTGATCCCCATGCGCATGGCGACGGGGGCGACAATCTCGACCGTGCTGTGCTGGAGGACCTGTCGGCTGGTCAGATGCAATGGGACGTGGCTTGCGCTGACCGCGGCCTGGTCGCGCAGGTGGTCGTGCTCCCAGTCGAGACGGGAAGAGTGGAAGGCGTAGCCGTCCGTCTCAATGAGAAGCGCTGGGTGGCTGCCTGCTCGAAGCGCCTTGGTGTCGGGCGTGAGGCCGGAGACGAGGTCTTGTGGGTGAGCCGTCAGCACCATGTCCACCTCTCCGACACCAGGGACAGACACTGCCGTCGCTGGCCGGTATCCGGCCTCTTCCAGCTCGTAACGGGCGATCGTCTCCAGGAGAGAGCGAGCGTCGGGATGCGAGCGCGACACAAGCGTACGGGTGCGGCGGTTTCGCGGACCCTGTAGGAGGCTCTCGAGCTGAGGGCGGGTAGTCAGACTAAGTCGAAAGGCTGCATCGAGTGCGATGAGTGCATCAAGCTCATCCGCGCAACGCAGGTAACAGATGAGTGCCTGCTCCACGGGTGCCACCGGTGCCGCATCTGCGGCGGGGAGAATGAGGCCGCTCAACCGATGGGTGACGACGCGCCCGATTGCGTCCGGTATGTGACCCTGGTTGCAGGGGATGGCGATATGCAACGTTGTGGGCGCTGATTGCAGTGGCAGGCCGTAGTGCTGCATCGCATGGGCGCAGGTGATAACACCCCTGATGCGTCGGCAGAGGATGAAACGAGGGTCGGCGCTCTTCAGCGCGGCCACGTGGTTCGGGTGAAGGGTGATGAGCCCATCGGCGGCGGCTCGGGTGGCAAGACGACGTTCGGTCCGCGTGCTGCACAGCGTGCTCAGGCGCGCTGCTCCCTGGTGAGCGGCGAGTCGCGCCAGCAGCTCCTCGATTCTGGATGACTTATCCATACGTAAATGATGTCAAACATCATCAAAGTATGTCTCGTTGGAGTGGGGGGTGTGGATTGAGGTGGGTCCGTTTTGTCCAGATGGGACGACTTTAGCGGTTGATCGAATCCGGTATCTGTAGGTAACAGGGCGATGACCTGGGCCTTTGTAAACCGCGGTGCGGCTGCTGTGATTCAAAGTCGTCCCGTACGGACAGATTCGCCGCATGGTGGCTCTGTTGGGGCGCTGTAGAGAGTGTGCAGTGGGAGTCGGCTGGTAGCTGTGGCCTTCTGTCGCCGGGGATGGTGTCGATGTGCACCGTGTGAGGGGGCGGGATCCGTCGCTTCGACGGGAGGCAGGCTCTGGTGCGGAGCGACTCGGGCGTCGTCAGCGTTCGTCGGTGTGCTCAGTCCGATGATGACCGCCTCGATGAGGTCGCGCAGCCTGGTGCCGTCGATGTTCTCGGCGATCGAGTCCATGAAGAGCAGGCTGACGATGTCGCCCAGGCTCGCCGTGGGAACGGTGGGGCGGCGCCCCATGCGGGCGAGAACGGTTTCCCGCTGGCCCGCACCCAACCGCGTGGAACGTCCCCGGCGGTGAGAAGGGTGCCGGTGGAAGGTGCGTGAGGACGGCTAGCCGGCGCCCTCCTCGCCTCGGGACGCCGTGGCCGCGGTGACGGCGGCGGCCGGGTTGATGGGCAGCGCCCGGTGCGACTGGTCCCGGCGCAGGAGGAAGTTCCCCAGCCGGATCGGCCAGGCCATGTGGTTGATCCGCGGCCAGCGCAGCATGACGTAGTCCACGGCGTCGTCGACCTCCAGGCGCCGCGTCGAGTTGCCGACCCGCACCCACAGCGCCGCCCCGTCGCGCCCCTTGGCCGGCTTGAGGTAGACCGGCAGCGGGGACGGGGGCGCGGTCACCCGGCACACCTCCGCGGTCCCGTCCGGCGTGGGCGCGAAGTCCACCTGCGGCAGCGCGGCGGCGTTCGTCCCCATGCGCGTGCGCCACATGCCCCGCAGCCACAGCTCGAAGCGGTCGGCGTCGGGCTGCTTGAGGGTGGAGTAGTCCGGCCCCAGGCCGATGAGGGTGCCGTCGTCGTCGACCCCGAGCAGGAGCGTGCCGCCCGCGGAGTTCATGAAGGCCGCCACCGTCTTGGCCACGACCTCCTCCATGGCGTCGTCGCGCTTGTCCGTGCGCAGGTTCCAGCGGGCCGAGGACTTGAACTCCAGCCGGTCGGACTCGCCCATCTGGGCCACCTCGGCGATCGGCAGCAGCGTGCGGTGGTGCTGGAGCCGGGCCAGCATCGCGGAGGCCCCGAGCAGCACGGCGGCCGCCACTCCGCAGGAGGTTGCCAGCATCTTGACCGAGAACAGGTCGCCCTCATCGAAGAACCATCCCGACAGCAGCAGCCCCAGCCACAGCCCGATGAGTGCGATGAGGGTGGCCGCCGAGTCCGACACCGTCACCCTTCCTCGCAGCAGGAACCGCGTCACCCGCCCCACGAGGTAGGACAGCAGGAGCAGCAGCGGCTGGGCGATCACCCACCAGATGAGGATGGGGTTCGCGGGATTGGCGATGACGGTGCTCTCCATGGTGGTCAATGGTTCTCGTTGCTCTTCGGGAATCGGGAAGTCGGCGGATCAGCGCCCCGGTGGGCGCGTGCGGGACGGCCTCAGGGTACGGTGCCGGCCCGCCGAGCCGGGCTCGACGACTGAGCGCGGCATCGACCCCTCACTGTGCCGGGCCCGGGGTTGCCGGGCCGTTAGGGCCGCGCCGGGGGCAGCCCCAAGCCGGGCGGGGACATGCCACGCGCAGGGGAACAGGATTCCTGTCCCCGTGCGCGTCGAGCGCACCCGACGGCGCCGATCGTCCCCGGCGGCCTGATCAGCCCGATCCGGCTGCTCGGGCGCCTCAGGCCATGACCCGCGTCCACTCCTCGCGGGCGGCGAGGAAGCCTCGCACCGCCTCCTGGGCGGCGGCCAGCGAGTGGTTCGCCCCCCAGCCGCACTGGACCTCGTTGGCCGCCGGCACCTCCTCGGCGTCGAGGATGTCGCGGAAGGTCGCCTCCAGCAGCGGCAGGAACTCCTCGGTCTCCATCCCCAGCATGAGGGTGTAGAAGCCGGTCTGGCAGCCCATGGGGGAGAAGTCGATGAGCCGGTCGGTGTGGTTGCGCATGAGCTCGGCGCTCAGGTGCTCGATGGAGTGCACGGCCTCCATCTCCAGGTGCGCGCGGTTGGGCTGGCAGAAACGGACGTCGTACTTGACGAGCACGTCCC from Actinomyces sp. Marseille-P3109 encodes:
- a CDS encoding NmrA family NAD(P)-binding protein, which encodes MVDIIHGATGAQGSPVLSALTSAGRTAIAAVRHPETVPAGIAARQVDLASADSLASAYEGADGVFVHLPMGAPEAAAAQARAVVEAVTRARPGRVVISTSGQIVDQPGSPLQAPADSPVMTLIDGVTGSGVPTAVVAPRLYLENLLLPVVLIPVREEGVLRYPLPASFPVSWSSHLDVAEVVARLLTDASPTTGTVAVGHLPGLTGPDLAASFSSRLGREVRFEGVTPEAFGELITPLFGPAAAPVVELYQVLNTQDCSTIAEDGSAQELLGLRPRSIEQWLKDLAVS
- a CDS encoding winged helix-turn-helix transcriptional regulator, with the translated sequence MSEVDLPECGVARFLLLFDGPWATLIVRELMHGPQRFGELRAALPGISAHTLTSRLRMFESRGIVTRSAFPEVPPRVVYELTELGRSLRPVLDAMNEWGVSCPTSAFTPQRDSRR
- the mtnN gene encoding 5'-methylthioadenosine/S-adenosylhomocysteine nucleosidase, which produces MSRTSAAPVIVSCAMAEEAQPFLDALPEREWARPPALLGAARAWSLQLPDSERELILVRSGIGLVAAASALAATLAQVRPGAVISAGTTGGLGRQVEVGDVCASASLAYTDADATAFGYVRGQTPGQPETFAGDPALLERLEQVGPEALRDATASSDSAHLHVGQMLAGSSFVTAANVADTREVFPAALSTDMESTALAQVAASADLPFVSVRGVSDLCGPEAGQDFHIAAEEAAARSAAVVLALLS
- a CDS encoding AlbA family DNA-binding domain-containing protein produces the protein MESTVIANPANPILIWWVIAQPLLLLLSYLVGRVTRFLLRGRVTVSDSAATLIALIGLWLGLLLSGWFFDEGDLFSVKMLATSCGVAAAVLLGASAMLARLQHHRTLLPIAEVAQMGESDRLEFKSSARWNLRTDKRDDAMEEVVAKTVAAFMNSAGGTLLLGVDDDGTLIGLGPDYSTLKQPDADRFELWLRGMWRTRMGTNAAALPQVDFAPTPDGTAEVCRVTAPPSPLPVYLKPAKGRDGAALWVRVGNSTRRLEVDDAVDYVMLRWPRINHMAWPIRLGNFLLRRDQSHRALPINPAAAVTAATASRGEEGAG
- a CDS encoding S-ribosylhomocysteine lyase — its product is MSDTSEQNAPRMNVESFNLDHTKVAAPYVRVADRKELPGGDVLVKYDVRFCQPNRAHLEMEAVHSIEHLSAELMRNHTDRLIDFSPMGCQTGFYTLMLGMETEEFLPLLEATFRDILDAEEVPAANEVQCGWGANHSLAAAQEAVRGFLAAREEWTRVMA